The stretch of DNA GGGGCGCGATTGATTGGCCCTGCCATTGGAGGATTGCTTGTTGCCTCAGTTGGAGCGGGTTACTGTTTTTTAATTGATGGTCTCAGCTATATTGCCGTCATTACTGCTTTATTAGCAATGAAGGTAAAGCCCAGTAAAATAGCAGTCTCTCACGCTCATCCTTGGCAAAGATTGAAAGAAGGATTTGTGTATACCTTTGGCTTTCCACCAATTCGTTCTATCATCTTGCTGCTAGCGTTAGTTAGTTTTATGGGAATGCAATATACCGTTCTCACACCAATATTTGCCACGCAAATTCTTCATGGCAACGCTGAAACCCTGGGCTTTCTGATGGCGGCGGCGGGAGTAGGAGCGTTAATTGGTGCAGTTCATTTAAGTACGCGGAAAAATGTTTTAGGCTTAGGCAGATTGATTGCTTATTCTCCGGCTTTCATGGGGATGGGATTGATTGGTTTTTCTTTGTCTCGCGTGCTGGGACTTTCTTTACTAATGATGTTACTAGTTGGCTTGAGTTTTACTTTGCAATTTACATCTAGTAATACAGTTCTCCAAACGATTGTTGAGGATGATAAGCGTGGCAGGGTAATGAGCATCTACACGATGGCTTTTTTTGGCGTCGTTCCCTTAGGAAATTTATTTGCGGGTTCTTTAGCAAGTCAAATCGGTGCGCCCAATACGTTAATGATGGGGGGAATCTTTTGTATTCTCGGTTCTTTCCTATTTACAAAACAGCTTCCTGGCATAAGACGCTTGGTTCGCCCTATTTATACGAAAATTGGCATTCTTCCCCAGCGTTCTTAAAAAGAGTGTTATTGAACTGCAAAGGCGCGTTGGCGTAGCCTGCGCGTTAGCACTTAGTACACGAAAGAAAGAAAGAAAACTGGAGGAAACCAGTGGCTGAACCTGATGCAGTTCGTTGGAACAACGTCATGCACCTCTCGCCCGATCTGCCTTGTCGAGTCTTCAATCCAATCAAGTATCCCTAAAAAACTGGATTGGCGTTTTTGGAACCATCTTGTGCAAGGTGCGAAATCTCGGCGGTTCGATTGGGATTGCCGCGATCGCTACCTTAGTCACCCAGCGAGAACAATTTCACTCAAATCGTTTAGGGGAGGCGTTTTCGCTCTATAACCCGGCAACGCAGCAGCGACTGGAACAGCGGACTCAATTTTTTGTCAGTCGGGGTGCGGATCTGAGTACCGCTCAAAATCAAGCGCTCGCTACGATTACGAATACCGTCCGCCGAGAAGCTTATGTGATGGCTTTCAATTAGCTCCAAGTGAATCGGAACGTTGCTCCAGCGCCTGCTGCGGACTCCACCCACACCCGTCCACCGCGACTTTCGACGATTTTCTTAACCACCGATAGACCGATGCCAGTGCCTTCAACTTTGTCCCTCGCTTCCAGTCTTTGGAAGATGCCCCAAATCTTCTGATGGTATTTGGGTTCGATTCCTTGCCCGTTATCAGCGACTGAGAACTCGTAGTATGTTCCCAGTTCCCGAACACTAACCTGAATACACACATCCGAGCGATTTGCGTACTTGATGGCGTTGCCGATCAAGTTCATAAACACCTGCTGTAGTGGCACCCGTTCGGTTTGCAACGTTGGCATAGACTCTACAAGAATCGCCACTTCCGGCGGTGGATCGAGCAGTTCGATGACTTCCGATAGCAAGGAGGACACATTCACCGCCTCTATCTGTTGTTGTACCCTACCCGCCCGCGAATATTGCAGAATGCCGTTAATTAAAGCTTCCATACGGTGAACTCGTCCCCGCAATAAATTCAGATGTTC from Coleofasciculus sp. FACHB-T130 encodes:
- a CDS encoding MFS transporter; the protein is MKKNAIKFMPVLPALRSRNYQLFFAGQGLSLVGTWMTQIATIWLVYSLTNSALLLGVVGFAGQFPSFILTPFGGVVVDRVSRHRLLVITQSLAMLQSLALAFVALTGIAQVWHLIVLSIFQGIINAFDAPARQAFVPEIIEQKDDLANAIALNSSMFNGARLIGPAIGGLLVASVGAGYCFLIDGLSYIAVITALLAMKVKPSKIAVSHAHPWQRLKEGFVYTFGFPPIRSIILLLALVSFMGMQYTVLTPIFATQILHGNAETLGFLMAAAGVGALIGAVHLSTRKNVLGLGRLIAYSPAFMGMGLIGFSLSRVLGLSLLMMLLVGLSFTLQFTSSNTVLQTIVEDDKRGRVMSIYTMAFFGVVPLGNLFAGSLASQIGAPNTLMMGGIFCILGSFLFTKQLPGIRRLVRPIYTKIGILPQRS